In Streptomyces durocortorensis, a genomic segment contains:
- a CDS encoding CU044_2847 family protein has translation MNERPVHTVEVALGNAVGDASDQTVRVQIREVDEALVRVGRGGRTVARAERTLGQMLDTVRPVAESFVDRFSGMAQAPDEITLEFGVSLSAEADVVIASTATAANFSITLTWNRNDGPGTDADNVGQQRS, from the coding sequence ATGAACGAACGCCCCGTCCACACGGTGGAAGTGGCCCTGGGCAACGCCGTCGGCGACGCCAGCGACCAAACCGTCCGGGTCCAGATCCGCGAAGTGGACGAGGCACTCGTCCGCGTGGGGCGGGGCGGCCGTACCGTGGCGCGGGCCGAGCGGACACTCGGGCAGATGCTGGACACCGTACGCCCCGTTGCGGAGAGCTTCGTGGACCGCTTCTCCGGGATGGCGCAGGCCCCGGACGAGATCACCCTGGAGTTCGGGGTGTCCCTGTCCGCCGAGGCGGACGTCGTCATCGCCAGCACCGCGACGGCGGCCAATTTCTCCATCACCCTGACCTGGAACAGGAACGACGGGCCGGGCACGGACGCCGATAATGTGGGGCAGCAGCGCAGTTGA
- a CDS encoding YidB family protein, with product MTSWGFDQPTCSPWVGTEANEPLTSSEVVTILGQDTLAEVAEKTGADTGELADYVAEQLPVLIDQTSPDGQITSDPEVFSQAFTEFENNAPFTVPTARIGDGRDATRRVRHPAVHAGSRPGLEHTGAPEPSAPDGSGAPVCRVVRRSARTRDLGHPGLSSPGFCGDSVSWISGVM from the coding sequence TTGACCTCCTGGGGATTCGATCAGCCAACGTGCAGTCCGTGGGTTGGGACGGAGGCCAACGAGCCGCTCACGTCCTCCGAGGTCGTCACGATCCTCGGTCAGGACACCCTTGCTGAGGTTGCCGAGAAGACCGGGGCCGACACCGGAGAACTGGCGGACTATGTGGCCGAGCAGCTGCCGGTGCTGATCGACCAGACCTCCCCCGACGGGCAGATCACGAGCGACCCTGAGGTGTTCAGCCAGGCGTTCACCGAGTTCGAGAACAACGCCCCGTTCACGGTGCCCACCGCCCGGATCGGGGACGGCCGCGATGCGACCCGCCGAGTTCGTCATCCTGCAGTTCACGCAGGAAGTAGGCCAGGGCTGGAACACACAGGTGCCCCCGAGCCGTCCGCCCCGGACGGCTCGGGGGCACCTGTGTGTCGTGTGGTCAGGCGGTCAGCGAGAACACGGGACTTGGGGCACCCTGGACTGTCAAGCCCCGGGTTTTGTGGAGACTCCGTTAGCTGGATTTCTGGAGTGATGTAG